The Desulforegula conservatrix Mb1Pa DNA segment CTTCTTGGAATTAATCCTTATATCTATTACTACCGTGCCGTAGAAAGCGTTGTAATGGCTGATGTTACAGGAGGATTCATAAAAGCTGTGACTTTTGCCGCTATTGTAAATACAGTATGCTGTTACAATGGATTTTTTACCCATCTCAGAACTGGTGATTTCGGGTCAAAGGGCGTCAGCCTTTCAACCACGTCTGCGGTTGTAAACTCTTGTATTCTTGTTCTTATTGCAGACTACATCTTAACATCATTCTTACTTTAAAAAATATGCCTTCACCATTAATAGAAATAAAAGACATAAAAAAATCATTCGGGAATCTTGAGGTTCTCCGCGGCGTGAACATGTCCATAAACCGTGGCGAGATTACTGCCATAATAGGTAAAAGCGGCGAGGGCAAAAGCGTTCTTCTCAAGCATATCATTGGCCTGCTTCAGCCGGATGATGGTGAAATAATATTTGAGGGAATGCCCTTCAGCAAAATAAATAAAAAACAGCTCAGGCAGATATGGTCGAAATTCAGCTATGTTTTTCAGGGCAACGCTCTTTTTGATTCGATAACGATTTATGACAATATTGCGCTCCCTCTTTCAGAAAAAAAACTTTTCAAAGATAAAATTATCAGGGAAAAAGTTTTTCAGCGCATGGAACAATTGGATATCATGGGGATTGAAGGGAAATATCCTTCCCAGATATCAGGTGGAATGAAAAAAAGAGTGGCTCTTGCCCGGGCACTTATTACTGATCCGGAGACGGTTCTTTTTGATGAACCGACCACAGGGCTTGATCCCATAAGAAAAAATGCCGTGCACAGCATGATTTCGGATTACCAGAAAAAACTCGGGTTTACCTGCGTGCTCGTAAGCCATGAAATTCCTGATGTTTTTTATATCGCGCAAAAAGTGGCCATGCTTGATGAAGGCAAAATAATTTATGAAGGTCTGTCCCAGAATATTTTTAAAGACAAAAATGAAAACATTCAGGAGTTCATAAGGGGCACGGAATGCAGTCATGACGATTTGACAGGTCTCCCCCCCAAGTGTCACGGAGACAGAAGGTTCAGCGAGGAAATAGCGAGACTGGAATTTGGCCAGTCAGCCTTCTCAATTGTAATACTTACATTTGAATCAGATAATGAGACAACCGGATTTACTGGCCATGAAGCTATCCAGGCATTAATCAGGGATTTCGCATCTGGCATAAATAAGCTGCTCAGGATTACAGACATCTGCTCAAGATATGGGATGAACAAAATAATGATTTTAATGCCAAATACAATTATTGAGGAGGCAAAGGAAATCTGCGCTGATATTGCAAAGAAGGTCAATCCGGTTGATTTGATTGGTACAAAGACCTTATCTCCAGTCAGATTTTCAATCGGCGCAGGTTTTGCCCAGGCAGACTCCGCAAGTGATATTGAAAAGCTTTTTGAATCTGCTGAAACAGACAGTAAAAAATTTTATGAAATAAGCATATAAACGAGGCATTTATGAAAAAAAGTTATGTTGAGTTTACAGTCGGCCTGTTCATGCTTATCGGAATAATAAGCATATCTTATATGGCCATAAAACTCGGGAAAATGGAAATGATGGATACGGATTACTATTTTCTCAAGGCCAGATTTCAGTCAGTCAGCGGTCTTAAAAAAGGAGCGTCTGTTGAAATGGCCGGTGTTGAAGTAGGCCGTGTGGGAGATATTGCCTTTGATGCTAAAAAGCAGGACGCAATAGTTACTCTTAAAATAACAAACACTATACCAGTATCAAGCGACGTAATAGCTTCAGTTAAAACAGCGGGGTTGATTGGTGACAAATTCATAAAACTAACTCCAGGAGGTGCGGAGGATAATCTTAAAAGCGGAGATACAATTAACGATACTGAGTCAGCGCTTGATATCGAAGAACTGATAAGCAAATATGTGTTCGGCGGAGTTTAGCAAAAGGAGGAGTTATGAAAAAAATATACTGTTTACTTATATCCATTTTTTTGGCTGTCACTGTTTCGGGAGCATCTGCTTCTGCCATGGAAGAACCAATGAAAAGTTTTTCCGTCAAGATTGACAAGGTGATTGAGATTCTTAAGGCCCAAAAAGACAGCAAGCTGGACAAGGAAAAGGCAAAAAAAGAGATATGGGATATCGTGTACGGAATATTCGATTTCAAAACCATATCAATACGAACCGTGGGAAGACCATGGAATACATTTTCAGAACAGGAAAAGAATGATTTTATAGATGCTTTTTCAGAACTTTTGGGAACCTCATACCTTAACAAAATTGATTCCTATAATAACGAAACTATTTCATATGTGTCCCAGGAAATCCAGGACAGCAACAAGGCTGTTATTAAAGTCGCGGTTATAAAACAAAACGGAAATATCCCGATGGAATATAATATTCTTAAAAAAGATTCGGGCTGGTTCATATATGACGTAAAGGTTGAAGGCATCAGCCTTGTAAAGAATTACAGAACCCAGTTCGCATCC contains these protein-coding regions:
- the mlaD gene encoding outer membrane lipid asymmetry maintenance protein MlaD, which produces MKKSYVEFTVGLFMLIGIISISYMAIKLGKMEMMDTDYYFLKARFQSVSGLKKGASVEMAGVEVGRVGDIAFDAKKQDAIVTLKITNTIPVSSDVIASVKTAGLIGDKFIKLTPGGAEDNLKSGDTINDTESALDIEELISKYVFGGV
- a CDS encoding ATP-binding cassette domain-containing protein, translated to MPSPLIEIKDIKKSFGNLEVLRGVNMSINRGEITAIIGKSGEGKSVLLKHIIGLLQPDDGEIIFEGMPFSKINKKQLRQIWSKFSYVFQGNALFDSITIYDNIALPLSEKKLFKDKIIREKVFQRMEQLDIMGIEGKYPSQISGGMKKRVALARALITDPETVLFDEPTTGLDPIRKNAVHSMISDYQKKLGFTCVLVSHEIPDVFYIAQKVAMLDEGKIIYEGLSQNIFKDKNENIQEFIRGTECSHDDLTGLPPKCHGDRRFSEEIARLEFGQSAFSIVILTFESDNETTGFTGHEAIQALIRDFASGINKLLRITDICSRYGMNKIMILMPNTIIEEAKEICADIAKKVNPVDLIGTKTLSPVRFSIGAGFAQADSASDIEKLFESAETDSKKFYEISI
- a CDS encoding MlaC/ttg2D family ABC transporter substrate-binding protein, which translates into the protein MKKIYCLLISIFLAVTVSGASASAMEEPMKSFSVKIDKVIEILKAQKDSKLDKEKAKKEIWDIVYGIFDFKTISIRTVGRPWNTFSEQEKNDFIDAFSELLGTSYLNKIDSYNNETISYVSQEIQDSNKAVIKVAVIKQNGNIPMEYNILKKDSGWFIYDVKVEGISLVKNYRTQFASFLAKKTPADLIKRLKEKNIEIKAKGQAAAQSDKDTL